From the genome of Nitrospirota bacterium, one region includes:
- a CDS encoding ATP-binding protein, translating to MAKALYKRLLNPPIDSSFFLFGLRGVGKSSWVKQTFPEALRFDLLDEGLFQSYLRDPRLFGRELLRAPSGQIVVVDEVQRLPSLLNEVHRFIEERQLRFVLLGSSAKKLKQAGTNLLAGRALRRIMFPFLPEELGSDFDLNEVLRFGSLPIIWQAPSKPESLDAYVQLFLKEEIQAEALVRNLPGFARFLPVASLFHGQVLSISSLARDAGVARTTVAGYISILADTHLAWQLPAFEGRLRAKERKHPKLYWTDAGVVRAIRREYHHPGETERGALFEGWIANLLRAYGEPGSALGLSYDAMFYWSPAQGGGEVDFLIQRGKEFTAVEVKAKETLSNRDFGGLRTIAELKGIKRRIVAFMGDRPFQTEDGIEALPVNDFLQDLQEKRL from the coding sequence ATGGCAAAAGCTTTGTACAAGAGACTTCTGAACCCGCCAATTGATAGCAGTTTCTTCCTTTTTGGGCTGAGAGGTGTGGGGAAAAGCAGTTGGGTGAAGCAGACCTTTCCGGAGGCCTTGCGCTTTGACCTTCTCGATGAAGGGCTGTTTCAGAGCTATTTGCGGGACCCCCGCTTATTTGGCCGGGAGTTGCTCCGAGCCCCCTCAGGTCAGATAGTAGTTGTGGATGAGGTTCAGCGCCTGCCGTCACTTCTTAACGAAGTCCACCGTTTCATTGAGGAACGGCAACTCAGATTTGTTCTCCTGGGGTCGAGCGCAAAGAAGTTGAAACAAGCTGGCACGAATTTGCTTGCCGGACGCGCATTGCGACGCATAATGTTTCCGTTTCTGCCTGAAGAACTGGGAAGTGATTTCGATCTGAATGAGGTTCTTCGTTTTGGGAGTCTGCCGATAATATGGCAGGCGCCATCCAAGCCTGAAAGCCTCGATGCTTATGTGCAGTTGTTTCTTAAAGAAGAAATTCAGGCCGAAGCATTGGTCCGAAATCTTCCCGGCTTTGCGCGTTTTCTGCCCGTAGCCTCCCTCTTTCATGGTCAGGTATTAAGCATATCCAGTCTGGCCAGAGATGCCGGAGTAGCACGTACCACCGTTGCAGGTTATATCAGTATTCTTGCAGATACTCATTTAGCATGGCAGTTACCCGCCTTTGAAGGCCGTCTGCGAGCAAAAGAACGCAAGCATCCAAAACTCTACTGGACCGATGCCGGAGTGGTAAGAGCAATTCGTCGCGAGTACCATCACCCCGGAGAGACAGAGCGTGGTGCATTGTTTGAGGGCTGGATAGCTAATCTGCTCAGGGCCTACGGAGAACCTGGCAGTGCTTTGGGGCTTTCCTACGATGCCATGTTCTACTGGTCGCCGGCACAGGGCGGCGGTGAGGTGGATTTCCTGATTCAGAGGGGAAAAGAGTTCACTGCAGTTGAAGTTAAGGCAAAAGAGACCTTGAGCAACCGCGACTTTGGCGGATTAAGGACGATCGCAGAACTGAAGGGCATAAAGCGCCGAATAGTGGCTTTCATGGGAGATCGTCCATTTCAAACAGAAGACGGCATTGAAGCACTGCCTGTCAACGACTTTCTGCAGGACCTCCAGGAAAAACGACTATAA
- a CDS encoding integron integrase yields the protein MFGDFEQYLFQKAYIQQKYVPYYLKWVSYCYLFLDQPENIILTSDQIQCYLNHIAKTREDWQVKQAETALRLYGYFLSLKGEAQAETAMRSTSPTNRDLWTELERKTGDALRLRRRSYSTEKTYIGDSRPPSDLTVADMQNFLSFLAVERRVAASTQNQALNALIFVYRHILEIDPGPEEIRSVRALPKRRLPVVLSGTEVQSLFDHLSGTHLLMARLIYGCGLRIKECMHLRIKDIDLERGIVTVWGKGDKERRTVLPSSVKDDLMSQIKTVRVVHDSDREKNLNGVYLPDALERKYPKAGKEWAWFWLFPAQTLSVDPLSHIVRRHYMHPSSLQKAFKEAVFKAGVTKQASVHTLRHSFATHLIEKGYDIRTIQELLGHEDLQTTMIYTHVAKMNVLGVKSPLDG from the coding sequence ATGTTTGGGGACTTTGAGCAGTATCTTTTTCAAAAGGCATATATTCAGCAAAAATACGTTCCCTACTACCTTAAATGGGTCTCATACTGCTATCTGTTTCTCGACCAGCCGGAAAATATCATCCTTACCTCAGATCAGATTCAATGCTATCTGAACCATATCGCAAAGACCCGCGAAGACTGGCAGGTCAAACAGGCCGAAACAGCTTTGAGACTTTACGGATATTTTCTCTCATTAAAAGGCGAGGCCCAGGCGGAAACTGCCATGAGGAGCACTTCTCCCACAAACAGGGATCTTTGGACGGAACTGGAAAGAAAGACTGGTGACGCTCTGCGGCTCCGGCGCAGATCCTACAGCACTGAAAAGACCTATATCGGCGATAGCAGACCTCCCTCCGACCTTACAGTCGCAGACATGCAGAACTTTCTCAGCTTCCTTGCAGTCGAACGGCGAGTCGCAGCATCCACACAGAACCAGGCGCTAAACGCACTCATATTCGTTTACCGGCATATTCTCGAAATAGACCCCGGCCCGGAGGAGATACGCTCTGTCAGAGCGCTTCCGAAGCGCCGCCTGCCTGTTGTGCTTTCCGGAACTGAAGTGCAGTCTCTCTTTGACCATCTGTCGGGGACGCATCTGCTCATGGCAAGGCTTATTTATGGATGTGGCCTGCGAATCAAGGAATGCATGCATCTTCGTATTAAGGACATCGACCTTGAGCGTGGTATTGTTACAGTCTGGGGCAAAGGGGACAAGGAGCGAAGGACGGTGCTTCCATCGTCCGTAAAGGATGATCTCATGAGCCAAATCAAGACAGTGAGAGTTGTCCACGACAGCGACCGTGAAAAGAACCTTAACGGCGTGTATCTGCCGGACGCGCTCGAACGAAAATATCCGAAGGCCGGAAAGGAGTGGGCGTGGTTCTGGCTGTTTCCTGCCCAGACCCTTTCAGTGGACCCCCTTAGTCATATCGTGCGCAGGCATTATATGCATCCTTCCTCGCTTCAGAAGGCATTCAAGGAGGCAGTTTTCAAGGCCGGCGTGACCAAGCAGGCCTCTGTTCACACCCTCAGACACAGCTTTGCAACGCACCTCATCGAGAAGGGATATGACATCAGAACGATTCAGGAACTCCTTGGCCATGAGGATCTTCAGACTACTATGATCTATACCCATGTGGCTAAGATGAATGTCCTTGGCGTAAAAAGCCCTTTGGACGGCTGA
- a CDS encoding aspartate 1-decarboxylase, with amino-acid sequence MLRCMLRTKIHMATVTESNLAYEGSITIDESILKETDILPYEQVMISNMNNGERFETYVIPGKKKGEICLNGPTARKGAVGDKVIIFCYSHFEDAKAKEIKPKIIFVDSKNRITKKKK; translated from the coding sequence ATGCTGAGGTGCATGCTCAGGACAAAGATCCATATGGCAACGGTCACAGAATCAAACCTTGCCTATGAGGGAAGCATTACGATTGACGAATCGATCCTCAAGGAAACGGATATCCTTCCCTACGAACAGGTGATGATCAGCAACATGAATAATGGCGAACGGTTCGAGACCTATGTCATCCCCGGCAAAAAGAAGGGTGAGATCTGTTTGAACGGCCCGACTGCCCGCAAGGGCGCTGTCGGCGACAAGGTCATTATTTTTTGCTACAGCCACTTCGAGGATGCCAAAGCCAAAGAGATCAAGCCGAAGATTATTTTCGTCGATTCAAAAAACCGGATCACGAAGAAGAAAAAGTAG
- the gatC gene encoding Asp-tRNA(Asn)/Glu-tRNA(Gln) amidotransferase subunit GatC, protein MNISIDHLSRLARLALTEEEASRYGNQLDNILQYVEKLNELDTTGIEPTSHVLSISNVMREDTVRPSLNREDALMNAPDKTDSFYRVPKIIE, encoded by the coding sequence ATGAATATTTCTATTGATCATCTTTCGCGGCTTGCCCGCCTGGCGCTGACTGAAGAGGAAGCGTCCCGATATGGCAACCAGCTCGACAATATCCTTCAATACGTGGAAAAGCTTAATGAACTCGATACAACAGGTATTGAACCCACTTCTCATGTCCTGTCGATCAGTAATGTCATGAGGGAGGATACGGTACGGCCCTCTCTTAACCGGGAAGATGCCCTGATGAACGCACCTGATAAGACAGACAGCTTTTACCGCGTACCGAAAATAATAGAGTAA
- a CDS encoding UvrD-helicase domain-containing protein — MQDLNPQQKQALEINDGPILVLAGAGSGKTRVITHKFAHLVKTKKMSPDSVLTVTFTNKAANEMRERVRGLLGKDMNSSWIGTLHSQCSRMLRKDINALGYGNDFSIYDEDDRCTLIRHILKEFKIYEALYKGVSSRMNLLKASLVGPEEFLSAGEGFGFDEKLAKVYVRYQDELKRSNAVDFDDLIMLTVKLLKENPRILERYQAQFPYVLVDEFQDLNYAQYQLVKLMAQKNRNICAVGDDDQSIYKFRGADVQHILNFEKDFPKTKVVRLERNYRSTQNILDASHAIISMIANRKSKKLWTERGTGEMVNFCWLSSEEEEAKHIAKVIKELYLKGSYAYKDVAVLYRVNLQSRAIEDALRETGLPYHIVGGVSFYQRKEIKDIIAYVRLVLNHEDNVSLRRIINTPARGIGAATLTKLENEAKKKSICLYDAIRQGIKGNGIIASTRDKLSSFVNLIDKLSSVSYKSAGDLLKAIADTIDCLGKLDEERRQNVIELMASGEGRDMQDFLDKVSLMASHEQISGGNVISLMTLHNAKGLEFPVVFLSGLEEGLLPYFKSIGNPEEVAEERRLCYVGMTRAKDILFLSGARKRKLYAKLQEQEPSRFLKDLPKACCRWIEKISAPQTIKVVCDNRKKYEVKKTHVPFAAGCRVKHPVWGVGVVRDCYGDGEEQKVMVNFPQIGLKRLSLKMANLTKI; from the coding sequence ATGCAAGATTTGAATCCCCAACAAAAACAGGCTCTGGAAATCAATGACGGTCCGATCCTTGTTCTGGCAGGTGCGGGTAGCGGCAAAACGCGGGTGATCACCCATAAGTTTGCTCATCTTGTTAAGACAAAAAAGATGTCTCCGGATTCTGTACTCACCGTGACTTTTACCAACAAGGCCGCAAACGAGATGAGGGAACGGGTCAGGGGTCTGCTGGGCAAGGACATGAATTCTTCCTGGATAGGCACGCTCCATTCTCAATGCAGCAGGATGCTTCGCAAGGATATCAATGCTCTCGGCTATGGCAATGATTTTTCGATTTATGATGAAGACGATCGCTGTACGCTCATCAGACATATTCTCAAGGAATTTAAGATTTATGAAGCACTGTATAAAGGCGTTTCATCCCGGATGAACCTCCTGAAAGCATCACTCGTGGGCCCCGAGGAATTTCTCTCTGCCGGTGAAGGGTTCGGTTTTGACGAAAAGCTGGCGAAGGTATATGTGCGCTATCAGGACGAACTGAAACGGTCCAATGCCGTTGATTTTGACGACCTCATCATGCTTACGGTCAAGCTGCTTAAGGAAAACCCCAGGATACTCGAACGCTATCAGGCACAGTTTCCCTATGTGCTTGTCGACGAGTTCCAGGACCTTAATTATGCGCAGTACCAGCTGGTAAAGCTGATGGCTCAGAAAAACAGGAATATCTGCGCTGTCGGCGATGACGACCAGAGTATCTATAAGTTCAGAGGCGCTGACGTTCAGCATATCCTTAATTTTGAGAAGGACTTCCCCAAGACAAAGGTCGTGAGGCTGGAAAGGAATTACCGCTCTACGCAGAACATTCTCGATGCTTCCCATGCGATCATTTCGATGATTGCCAACCGCAAAAGCAAGAAGCTCTGGACTGAGCGGGGAACCGGCGAGATGGTCAATTTCTGCTGGCTCAGTTCGGAAGAGGAAGAGGCAAAGCATATTGCAAAGGTCATCAAGGAACTTTATCTCAAAGGGTCCTATGCATACAAGGACGTTGCTGTCCTGTACCGCGTGAATCTTCAGTCGCGTGCGATAGAAGACGCCCTGCGTGAGACCGGTCTGCCCTATCACATTGTCGGCGGTGTCAGTTTCTACCAGAGAAAAGAGATCAAGGATATTATTGCGTATGTGCGCCTTGTGCTGAATCATGAGGATAATGTAAGTCTGAGAAGGATCATCAATACTCCTGCGAGGGGCATTGGCGCGGCCACGCTTACGAAGCTTGAGAACGAGGCAAAGAAGAAGTCAATCTGCCTGTACGACGCCATCAGACAGGGCATCAAAGGCAATGGCATTATCGCCTCCACCAGGGATAAACTGAGTTCATTTGTTAATCTCATCGATAAGCTTTCTTCCGTCTCTTACAAGAGCGCGGGCGATCTGCTCAAGGCGATTGCCGATACAATCGATTGCCTTGGCAAGCTTGACGAAGAAAGAAGGCAAAATGTGATTGAACTTATGGCGTCCGGCGAAGGACGGGACATGCAGGATTTTCTTGACAAGGTCTCACTTATGGCCAGCCATGAGCAGATATCCGGCGGCAACGTTATTTCTCTCATGACGCTGCATAACGCAAAGGGGCTTGAGTTCCCTGTTGTTTTTCTTTCCGGCCTGGAAGAAGGGCTGCTTCCCTATTTTAAATCGATCGGCAACCCTGAAGAGGTCGCTGAGGAGCGAAGGCTTTGCTATGTCGGTATGACCAGGGCAAAGGATATCCTCTTTTTGTCCGGTGCCCGCAAGAGAAAGCTCTATGCAAAGCTCCAGGAGCAGGAACCGTCCCGTTTCCTGAAAGATCTCCCCAAGGCCTGCTGCAGATGGATCGAAAAAATTTCGGCACCACAGACGATCAAGGTTGTCTGTGACAACCGAAAGAAGTATGAAGTCAAAAAGACTCATGTTCCCTTCGCTGCCGGTTGCAGGGTAAAGCATCCTGTCTGGGGGGTAGGTGTTGTACGTGACTGCTATGGTGATGGTGAGGAGCAGAAGGTAATGGTTAATTTCCCCCAGATTGGACTGAAGAGGTTGTCGCTGAAGATGGCCAATCTGACGAAGATCTGA
- the glmS gene encoding glutamine--fructose-6-phosphate transaminase (isomerizing): protein MCGIIGYIGNRNAVSLMLEGLKRLEYRGYDSAGIAFHTGKGIEVVRCKGKIRELAAIVESRNLFGRAGIGHTRWATHGKPSEENAHPHRSDHIVIVHNGIIENYLPLRKKLLDKGYAFTSDTDTEVLCHLIRDYAEDLPLEDAVRAALREVKGAYAIAVVSEKEPNKIVGVRKDSPLVVGLGEGEFFVASDVPAFLSHTRNVMFLDDEEMVVITPEGVMITTLEGAMVQKEVTAITWSPSMAEKGGYRHFMLKEIFEQPRAVTDTMRGRFSLETGEVNLEEFGLSREILSGIKKVYIVACGTSWHAGLIAKYMIEDLARLAVEVDIASEFRYRDPLIGCDSLMIVITQSGETADTLAAQREAKLRGARTLTICNVVGSTSAREADAVFYTHSGPEIGVASTKAFLTQVMSLYLLAIALGQTRETVSRDRSKELLQELLLLPGKIERALTAEDKIKAIARDYFKARGFIYLGRGINFPIALEGALKLKEISYIHAEGYPAGEMKHGPIALIDEELPVVVLAPGDKLHEKITTNIQEVNSRGGKVIAIANESNGEVCDIARTCILVPDTNPYLQSMLLVVPLQILAYHIGVLRGCDVDQPRNLAKSVTVE from the coding sequence ATGTGCGGGATTATCGGATATATCGGGAACCGGAATGCCGTTTCCCTTATGCTTGAAGGGCTGAAGCGGCTGGAATACCGGGGCTATGATTCAGCGGGCATAGCCTTCCATACCGGCAAAGGCATTGAGGTTGTGCGGTGCAAGGGCAAGATCAGGGAACTTGCGGCAATTGTCGAATCAAGGAATCTTTTTGGCAGAGCCGGCATAGGCCATACGCGCTGGGCAACCCATGGAAAACCCTCGGAGGAGAATGCCCACCCACACCGGTCTGATCACATTGTTATCGTTCATAACGGCATCATCGAAAACTACCTGCCTCTGAGGAAGAAGCTATTGGACAAGGGGTATGCCTTTACCTCTGATACGGACACCGAGGTGCTTTGCCATCTCATCAGGGACTATGCAGAGGATCTGCCTCTTGAAGACGCTGTCAGGGCTGCGCTCAGGGAAGTGAAGGGCGCTTATGCCATTGCCGTAGTCAGCGAAAAAGAACCGAACAAGATTGTGGGGGTCCGCAAGGACAGCCCGCTTGTGGTCGGTCTTGGCGAGGGGGAGTTCTTCGTTGCTTCGGATGTCCCGGCCTTTCTGAGCCATACGAGGAACGTTATGTTTCTTGACGATGAAGAGATGGTAGTGATAACGCCTGAAGGAGTCATGATTACAACACTTGAGGGCGCCATGGTGCAGAAGGAAGTGACTGCCATAACCTGGAGCCCTTCCATGGCTGAAAAGGGCGGGTACCGCCATTTTATGCTCAAAGAGATCTTTGAGCAGCCTCGTGCGGTCACCGACACAATGCGCGGAAGGTTTTCCCTCGAGACCGGCGAAGTGAACCTCGAAGAATTCGGCCTTTCGCGGGAGATCCTCTCAGGGATAAAGAAGGTCTATATCGTGGCCTGTGGAACATCGTGGCACGCCGGCCTCATAGCCAAGTATATGATTGAGGACCTTGCGCGCTTGGCAGTTGAGGTTGACATTGCATCGGAGTTCAGATACCGGGATCCTCTTATCGGATGCGACAGCCTTATGATCGTGATAACCCAGTCAGGGGAGACTGCGGATACGCTTGCTGCACAGCGGGAGGCAAAGCTCAGGGGCGCGCGGACGCTCACGATCTGCAATGTCGTGGGAAGCACGTCTGCCCGTGAGGCTGATGCCGTTTTCTATACGCACTCAGGGCCGGAAATAGGCGTTGCATCGACTAAGGCTTTTCTGACCCAGGTCATGTCACTGTATCTCCTTGCCATTGCCCTGGGCCAGACGAGGGAAACCGTGTCGCGGGACAGGTCAAAGGAACTCCTGCAGGAGCTGCTTCTGCTGCCGGGCAAGATAGAGCGGGCGCTCACGGCAGAGGACAAGATCAAGGCGATTGCGCGGGACTATTTCAAGGCACGGGGGTTCATCTATCTTGGCAGGGGAATCAATTTCCCTATTGCCCTTGAAGGTGCGCTCAAGCTTAAGGAAATATCCTATATCCATGCCGAGGGCTATCCGGCCGGAGAGATGAAGCATGGCCCGATAGCGCTTATCGATGAAGAACTGCCGGTCGTTGTGCTTGCGCCGGGGGATAAGCTCCATGAAAAGATTACTACCAATATTCAGGAAGTAAACAGCAGGGGAGGCAAGGTGATCGCCATAGCAAATGAAAGCAATGGCGAGGTCTGTGATATTGCCCGAACCTGCATTTTAGTGCCTGACACAAATCCTTATCTTCAGTCCATGCTCCTTGTCGTACCTCTCCAGATCCTCGCCTATCACATCGGGGTGCTCAGGGGATGTGATGTTGACCAGCCCCGAAATCTTGCAAAGAGTGTCACCGTTGAGTAG
- the glmU gene encoding bifunctional UDP-N-acetylglucosamine diphosphorylase/glucosamine-1-phosphate N-acetyltransferase GlmU, whose product MRIACVILAAGQGKRMKSSLPKVLHKVCGMPMLQAVIDTALKLKPERVIVVAGKQIDILKREVDAPDLQFVIQKEPKGTGDALRSAIPALKGFRGTVIVLNGDAPLIEPQTIRQLLLLHRKNNNAISVLSFHAEDPRGYGRVVRGGTGKFLAIVEEKDADNSQKKIHEVNSGVYAINHDVFPLLDRLDMNRQKGEYYLTDIVSLSLRQDLRTSAFAIGGEEEFMGVNTREELLRASEVLRQGVVRRCIAGGVNFLDPASVFIHPNASVGRDTTIYPNVFIEAGTKIGSNVTIYPHVRISRSSINNHAVVKDSTVIEDSQVGMGASVGPFAHIRPGSAIGAHAKIGNFVELKKAVMGKGAKASHLSYLGDAVIGRDVNIGAGTITCNYDGEKKHQTIIGDNVFVGSDSQFVAPVKIGKGAYIGAGSTITRDVLPWSLAVSRSEQRSIKDWAKKRVKARKKAGK is encoded by the coding sequence ATGAGAATCGCCTGTGTCATCCTTGCCGCAGGTCAGGGCAAGAGAATGAAGTCTTCTTTACCGAAGGTCCTCCACAAGGTCTGTGGCATGCCCATGCTTCAGGCTGTCATTGACACTGCCCTGAAGCTGAAACCTGAGCGCGTAATTGTTGTTGCCGGCAAACAGATCGATATTCTCAAAAGAGAGGTTGATGCTCCTGATCTTCAGTTCGTAATCCAGAAGGAGCCGAAAGGCACGGGTGATGCACTCAGGAGCGCCATACCGGCACTGAAGGGCTTCAGGGGGACCGTGATTGTCTTAAACGGTGACGCCCCTCTTATTGAGCCGCAGACGATCAGACAGCTCCTTTTACTTCATCGGAAGAACAATAATGCCATTTCCGTGCTTTCGTTTCATGCGGAAGACCCCAGGGGGTATGGCAGGGTTGTCAGGGGAGGGACTGGAAAATTCCTTGCTATTGTGGAAGAGAAGGATGCTGACAACAGCCAGAAGAAGATCCATGAAGTGAACAGCGGTGTATATGCCATCAATCATGATGTCTTTCCTCTTCTTGACAGACTGGATATGAACAGGCAGAAAGGCGAATATTATCTGACCGATATCGTATCGCTTTCGCTCAGGCAGGACCTGCGGACATCTGCCTTTGCCATTGGCGGGGAGGAAGAATTCATGGGTGTGAATACCCGGGAAGAGCTGCTCAGGGCATCAGAGGTGCTGCGGCAGGGTGTTGTACGCAGATGCATTGCCGGGGGTGTGAACTTCCTTGATCCTGCCTCGGTGTTTATCCATCCGAATGCCTCGGTCGGCAGGGACACGACTATCTATCCGAATGTTTTCATCGAGGCCGGCACGAAAATAGGCAGCAACGTGACCATTTATCCCCATGTGCGAATTTCCCGCAGCAGTATCAATAACCATGCGGTGGTCAAAGACTCGACGGTGATCGAAGATTCTCAAGTCGGCATGGGCGCAAGCGTGGGCCCGTTTGCGCATATCCGGCCCGGCTCTGCGATCGGAGCCCATGCAAAGATAGGAAATTTCGTTGAACTAAAGAAGGCCGTCATGGGGAAGGGTGCAAAGGCATCCCACCTCAGTTATCTCGGAGACGCAGTCATCGGCCGCGATGTCAACATAGGTGCAGGCACCATAACCTGTAACTATGACGGTGAAAAAAAGCATCAGACCATCATTGGTGACAATGTCTTTGTCGGCAGCGACTCGCAGTTTGTGGCGCCGGTGAAAATCGGCAAAGGCGCTTACATAGGCGCAGGATCAACGATCACCAGGGACGTTCTTCCCTGGTCCCTTGCGGTCAGCAGGTCAGAACAGAGGAGTATCAAAGACTGGGCGAAGAAGCGGGTCAAGGCCAGGAAGAAGGCCGGCAAATGA
- a CDS encoding DUF502 domain-containing protein encodes MARSNMTATSIRVTFKRKFIAGLFISIPAIITILVIAWFFRFVDGLLEPVYYRILGYHTPGLGFISAIILIFVVGIVSTNVFGKKIILFFERIFLNIPVFKSFYTAIKQLVDAFSPESKTSSFKKVVIIEYPRKGAYAFGFLTKERTVLADRNGKELNLRAVYVPTNNLYMGDIVLVSEGEVFATDIPVDEGMKIILSGGIAAPHRIGESME; translated from the coding sequence ATGGCAAGGTCTAACATGACTGCAACCTCGATCAGGGTAACGTTTAAAAGAAAATTTATAGCCGGGCTTTTTATCTCGATCCCCGCAATAATCACAATCCTCGTAATCGCCTGGTTCTTCCGGTTTGTTGATGGGTTGCTTGAGCCTGTCTATTACCGGATACTTGGATACCACACGCCTGGTCTCGGTTTTATATCTGCGATTATTCTTATCTTTGTCGTCGGCATCGTCTCGACAAATGTCTTCGGCAAAAAGATTATTCTCTTTTTTGAGCGCATATTTCTCAATATCCCTGTATTCAAGAGCTTCTATACAGCCATCAAACAGCTGGTAGATGCCTTTTCGCCGGAGAGCAAAACATCTTCATTCAAGAAGGTCGTGATTATTGAGTATCCGCGGAAGGGCGCCTATGCCTTTGGGTTTCTTACCAAAGAACGCACGGTTCTGGCTGACCGCAATGGCAAAGAACTAAACCTCAGGGCAGTGTATGTGCCGACGAACAACCTGTATATGGGAGATATCGTGCTGGTATCTGAAGGGGAGGTTTTTGCTACGGATATCCCGGTTGATGAAGGGATGAAGATCATCCTCTCAGGAGGGATAGCCGCGCCTCACAGGATAGGGGAGTCTATGGAATGA
- a CDS encoding YebC/PmpR family DNA-binding transcriptional regulator: MSGHSKWASIKHKKAITDAKRGKAFTKIVKEISTAARLGGGDADSNPRLRTAIDAAKEVNMPHDNIKKAIMKGTGALPGMSYEEYLYEGYGPAGVAVMVEVMTDNKNRTVPEIRFIMSKNGGSLGESGCVSWMFDKKGYILVGKSGASEDAVMNAALDAGAEDMKNDPEEDNFEIITAPEDLAVVKEALAKAAIPLESAEVTMLPKNYIVLDQKAAEQMLRLVDALEDNDDVQNVYANFDIPDDVAEKINK, encoded by the coding sequence GTGTCAGGACATTCGAAGTGGGCTTCAATAAAGCACAAGAAAGCGATCACCGACGCCAAGAGAGGGAAGGCCTTCACCAAGATCGTGAAGGAAATTAGTACTGCAGCCAGACTTGGCGGAGGAGACGCTGACAGTAATCCTCGCCTGCGTACTGCCATAGACGCTGCCAAAGAAGTGAATATGCCTCACGATAATATAAAAAAGGCGATCATGAAAGGAACGGGAGCACTTCCGGGCATGTCGTATGAGGAATACCTGTATGAAGGCTATGGCCCTGCAGGTGTTGCGGTAATGGTCGAGGTAATGACGGATAACAAGAACAGGACCGTTCCCGAGATCCGTTTTATCATGTCAAAAAATGGTGGAAGCCTTGGCGAGTCGGGATGCGTCTCCTGGATGTTTGACAAGAAGGGCTATATCCTGGTCGGCAAGTCAGGTGCATCCGAAGATGCGGTCATGAATGCGGCACTTGACGCCGGTGCCGAGGATATGAAAAACGATCCGGAAGAAGATAACTTTGAGATCATAACAGCCCCTGAAGACCTTGCGGTTGTGAAAGAGGCGCTGGCGAAGGCAGCTATTCCCCTTGAGTCTGCCGAAGTTACGATGCTTCCGAAGAATTATATTGTTCTTGATCAAAAGGCGGCAGAGCAGATGTTGCGGCTTGTTGATGCCCTTGAGGACAACGATGACGTGCAGAATGTGTATGCAAATTTCGATATCCCGGATGATGTGGCGGAGAAGATCAATAAGTGA